The DNA region ccgttttaaatttatgggcgggtcaatccacaatccgacccaagtatccatttactctcacagatatccaaattaaccacagctctcgacccggcaattcggacactttaaaaattaagcatcattatttatatatatatatatatatatatatatatatatatatttgatcaatTGATTCAAACTAATCACTAGCTAGTATGCATTTTTTTCAatactattaaaaatatgattttttgcAATAAGCTTATCAATACaaactttaatatttcattaaaaaaatacagtatatcataaactaaaaaaaatgaaccCATTTTCACTTATTCAAAACAACAAACAATTtgctaaataaaaataaggaaaGGAAATAATAAGATAGAAATTAATCCTCTAGTTTCTCCGTTATCTCTAGAAaagactaattaattataataagtagtatgatcataataattaaaagctTAGATAGAAATTAATCTATGGTGGAGATACAGATTCCCTACGTTTACAGTTTCTAATCTTGATCTTTAACACTTCTTCCTCTCCACCATTGCCATTGACAACTTCACAGCACTGTCTTCTTTGCCCCTGCTCGTAACCATTCatcacaaaattaaattatcacttttgcattaaaattatgaattaggTCATCATGAAAGGAGTGTGAGACCAAATGTCCGGGAAAAATCCCCCCATTAAATTGGTTATCGAGATATGTATTGACAACAACTTATTAGGAGGGTCGGTTTTGGAGTAAGCCCAGCTAACCCTTGGGCTAGGGCAGTCTCATCCTTAATTAGGACAATTCATTGTAggttttaaaattagaaaagtctaatttttactaaaacttagtttattcttttttataaattattaacagggaattattaataatttataattaatctagAGTAACTTAGCTATATGagaaaataagagtttttttttgtttgttttaaatcaGGGTTAAGGCAGACCAAAGCCAGGGCTGAATCTGAGTTTTGAATCATTGTCTATTTTTCAAGTTTTACGTTCTTTGAtgtattttttagttttttcattttgatttgAAACGTACTACGAATCATGTCATAATTTATGCGAGAAAAAATTGTGATCATTATTGTGGTCCTTACCTTGGTCCACACGGAAGCATCCAAAATGGCAGCCGAGACTTTAATAGTCTTGATAGATGCAGCCGCACCATAGTCCTCCCTAATGCATTCTTTACCCGGTTCCGCCTCAACCTTTTTGTACATGGTCCTAGTCGACTCACCCGAACTCGAATTGACCATATTTGTCGGCCCatctagaaaataaataatgggCCTCTCGCACGGTTCTTGGCTTAGGACCCGAGTGTTAAAGGAAAAAGGTTCTGCGCTCCAGGTCCTCCACGTGGTAAACGTTTGAAATGGAGTGATTAATTCTTTCGCAGTCACCAAACTCGGGTACAATTGTGCTGTGTAGCCCCATGATATCGAAAAAGACCAGTTTCGGTTCAAGTCGTAGCAGAAGGATTGTTGTAACAGTCGGCTCGGATCTAGTTGATATGATTGGATCAATTTCTTCGTCGACTCGACTTGTGTGAGACCCGGGAAAATGGGTTGCAAGTAGTCTTGATGGTGCAATGAGACCAATGGGACCAAGGGATGAGCGGCAAGTAAACCATATGGGTCTCCTCTTATATCAACCTATATACATACGCCAATAGAAAGTCaaaagaattaaatatatagtcCCATTTGATTATTGTATTTCCTtagaaaatttttaataaaaaaaaacttaatattctTATGAATGTTTTATTatgacaaaattattataatttttaaccaagagcttgtttgatcttgggttatttgaatgaTATTGGGCTACttgaaaagattttttttattcaaaagtgaaaattgaaaaaataaatgaaaaaatattcttaaataaaatattttaaataataaaatattctttaacattttaaaattttgtaagaaaaataaaattattttgatatttaattaaaaattgagtAATGTACGTAGTTGAAAATGCTAGAGTTAATAGAAATAGAatgaatgataaattatttaaaaataatctcaaatagtttatcattcatcaaacatcccttttataattttattattcatttacacactaaaataattaaacattcttacttctttttattaatatgacattcttactttatcttttattaacatattaactattatatttaGACATGTTATCTAAATGATTTAGATAAACCATGTTTATAACAACCAAATTTTCCTTTTCCAAATAATCTGAGATCAAACAAGCTTCAAATTTGTAGTCAAAAGATAGTTTAGCTTGCTTTAAAAAGTAGAGTTTCATTTTAGCCTCATCACATGCTtacaaaaatgtaattttattgggtaatataaatgttaaattgtttttaaataaaatgtcatcCTGAAAGGATTTAAATGATTTGGATTTCCTAGGGTACATATACCCGGTGACAAAAGGTTATTTGTTCATATACCAAATTAAACATCCTATGCAAAAGAAAACTATAATATCAGATTTGATGGATCATAAATAGTTAGGCAGCAAATTAATTTGatatcgatttttttttatcaaaatttaaatgaacCTGATGGAATCCGAGCTCTCTAGTAAGTGGCACACCGATCTCCGCCATGCAACCGCCAATCTTCTCATCCGAGCCATAAGCAGAAGAATATCGATCGATACACCCATCTAATACCCTAACCAACACCTCCGCCAGCGGATAACTAATCGCAAATCCTCCGCCACCATACGCCATCGTATACGAATGTATCAAATCTTGTTCCACGCTCTCCGAATTCGACCCAATATAATACATTTCCTTATGATCGTATTTCCTCAAAACCGTTAACAAATTTTCTATGAAGAAAACCGTGTCATCATCTCCCATAACAAACCACCTAACGTCTTTCAATCCAAGTTGGAAACTTTCCTTTATTATTCGGGCTATTCTAATAGCTGACCGGGAACCATACCAACAAGTGTATTGGAACCGGGTAGTGTCCTCCGATACCCTGTATTGGGGTGATGACTCTGGCCATGGCGTGTTTTCTTGTGGCGGTTCGTCCAACCAGACGAAGCCACGAGTCGTGTTTGGCTTCCACCAGAGTTCGCAGTAGTGGCGACGCTCCTCCCACATTTTTGCGGAGCCTCCTATGCCGAAAAGGATGTGGGAAACATTTGtttcttggtaataattaggtTGAAAGTTGATGCCACCATTGGTTGAATCCGATACGCGGACCGTGGTTGATGGGTCGACGTGGGAAGTTGTAATGGACGAGGGGATAGCATTGAAGGAAAGGAGAGAAATGGAGGCAACCGCAACTATGGCAAAGAAAGCCTTCATGAATGAAGTGAAAATGTCGGTGACTTTGACGGTTGCGGGGATGGTGAGGAGGAATTTGTAAGGTTTGGTGGTGGTGGCGAGGTTTCTTGGGCTGAGTTGGTGAGACGACATCTTATTTTCGGTTTTTTGTGTTCTTGAAGATTGAAGAACAAATCTTAAAAGTTGAGTTAGATGATGGGAAAGTTGAAATTGATTATATACATTTTGTAGTTGAGGTGTAATTGTGGTATGCATGATCTTTTAATCATCCTTAGACTATAATTAGGGCTgccaaactaattaattatattaaatttgaaaatgtattattgagattaataaataaatccctatatatatattatcaacaaGGTGCTAAATCCTATCTGAAAATACcttaaattcataaataattaagtgattcGGATCATtagaaaatgaatgaataatgATGGCTTGGTTCTATGAGATCGTGGAATCAACTAAATGGATGGTCTGCAAACATTCTTCTCATCATAGACCGTCTCGCtgtcccatatatatatatataatttttttttaaagcccttatatatatatatttttaatttttttttggctaaatattagtttatatatttgtGGTATACATGTGTGCATGACGGCCATTTGCTTTGGTTGAAgggtattattaatttatcctACAAGTAGGGTACTTAATGTTAGGACAAAAGGACACTTACTGGACATAATTTTGTTTACaaatgaagaaataaataaatatatatatatatgaaatatatttaatatttatggtGCTATgacttttttaaataacataattcatttcataaaaagaataGAAAGCAGTGGAAAAAACATTATTCATGTACAATAGATGTTCTCATATTCTGCCAAATTGATGATCACCAAAAtagccaaaaaaaaaacaaattggatgaaacaaaaaaaataactagAAATGAATCCGAAACAAATCAGTTAAATGATGTAAAACCAATACTGCCTCACATAACTGACAAAATgagaaaatgtgtcaaaacatcattaaaaaaaatagcttGCCTCCGTGCCCCCACACAGTAAAGTGAACCGAATCGAGACACAAACTAATGAGCATCCGCAAACCTTATTAGTCAAACATTGATGCTGCCAAAagcaaaaaataaaagagaactaAGACAAAAACGAAAAACCTCACATATACTCTGGCCGACTCCCACACCGGATTAACAACCATAAGTCACTAGTGATCTAAACAAACCGATTAGAAACCAATGCAACAATAACCAAAAAATCGGGACAAATCGATTGAACACATGCTTCGAAAATAAAgaaacactacaacaaaaaagacttACAGTGACGCTTAAAAAGATTTGTATCAACCTTTAAAATCGTCGACAAAATTGTCATTGACGCTTATTCTAGCGTCGCCAAAAGCAGAATGGTTGCaagtttttaccacgcttatttaagcgttggtaCAAGCGTTGCCAAAAGACATAAAAGTTTTAACCACACTTATTTAAGCGCTGGTAACATTAATTCAAACGTCGccaaaagtctattttatttttaaactattattttaacaattttttaaaattttatattttaattttgacttttcttttaaatgttattttaatttatttttttaattttttatatattaaataaaacaccaacatttcaaatataataaaaatacttaaataaataaatagaacattaattagttaacttacaaataatgttttatttatttaaataaaatgcattAAATTTAAGTAATTAGCTCTCGCTTTGGAGACTTTTTTTTGTCACTTCGGACACGACCGTAAAACTTATCGTCGACGGCGCCTCCGACGTTGGAATAGTCTCAAACTTCTCCAGCAGGTGCGTCTCTTTCTCCCCTACAATCTGACCGAAGTATCTTCACATTGGATGGATGAATCGACCGAAATCGTAACTGCAAGAATCGGGTGAAAACTTTCAAAAATCGTCGGTCGCGGCCTTGCTCCCTCCCTGGGAGTGGATCTGAATCCCCATCGCCTTCTGGTCGATTGCAAGCGTGTCTTATGGTTCTCTGAAACATGTAGCAACCCGCCGTCGGTCGTCACTTTGCTGGCTGATGGAAGAACATCGTCGTCGACCTTTATCGGGGCCTTCTACTCGTTGCGGATCGGTCCAGCTTCTCCCCTCATGTATCGCTTATAGTTTTGGTCGAGGTTTCGGCCTTGGCTTCAGTCCACAACGTGGAGGTCGCGGGTCAAATTCCTGTGCACCATCATATTCGCCTCTTTGAATCATTCGTCCACCCTCACTTACTGTTGCAATACTTATTGTATTGTGGCTCCATTATAGGCTATCCTCTCTATAGGATAGTCTATCCCATGGTCGGTACACGCCCGTCCGGTGTCATTACTTGGGCAAGAGGTGCTACTCTTAATCACCCATCTAGCCTAAACAAGGTGTTACCCAGTCCCATGACCAGCAGCAGCTCGGCGAGGGTCGGGGTTGCATTGAAACCCCATGGAAAATAGGGCAAATCAATCAAAGGTAGTTCTGCAGGTGATGGACGCAAAGGTTCTTCTGATTTTGAGGCTAAATAGGCTCCAGGTCAATCTTCTTTATCCCATAACCCATATCAGATAGCATATTGTGCATTAGGTCCTACTGGGACAATACTA from Impatiens glandulifera chromosome 5, dImpGla2.1, whole genome shotgun sequence includes:
- the LOC124937484 gene encoding uncharacterized protein LOC124937484; this translates as MSSHQLSPRNLATTTKPYKFLLTIPATVKVTDIFTSFMKAFFAIVAVASISLLSFNAIPSSITTSHVDPSTTVRVSDSTNGGINFQPNYYQETNVSHILFGIGGSAKMWEERRHYCELWWKPNTTRGFVWLDEPPQENTPWPESSPQYRVSEDTTRFQYTCWYGSRSAIRIARIIKESFQLGLKDVRWFVMGDDDTVFFIENLLTVLRKYDHKEMYYIGSNSESVEQDLIHSYTMAYGGGGFAISYPLAEVLVRVLDGCIDRYSSAYGSDEKIGGCMAEIGVPLTRELGFHQVDIRGDPYGLLAAHPLVPLVSLHHQDYLQPIFPGLTQVESTKKLIQSYQLDPSRLLQQSFCYDLNRNWSFSISWGYTAQLYPSLVTAKELITPFQTFTTWRTWSAEPFSFNTRVLSQEPCERPIIYFLDGPTNMVNSSSGESTRTMYKKVEAEPGKECIREDYGAAASIKTIKVSAAILDASVWTKGQRRQCCEVVNGNGGEEEVLKIKIRNCKRRESVSPP